The genomic region tgcagtagggggttacaagcgttcgcgagagagagagagagagcctgctcgtcagcccgtcctcccgcgcggccaccctctcgtacgagggccctggaccttccatttatagacgtaaggagagggcccaggtgtacaatagggggtgtagcagtgtgctaacgtgtctggcagagaggagccagagtcctatgtacatgccgacgtggctgtcgaagaggtgttggtgccctgttcatgtgatgtcgtggccgtcggaggagcgcttaaaccctgtagaagcatagctgtcggggctgttgggaccttgctgacgtctccttgcttccgtagggggctgagaaccgccgtcgtcatggagcacgcggggtgtcatcattacttgttttaccggggcgagccaaatgggacgccggtgttgttccccgtagcctgagctagctaggggtagggtaatgatgtacccccctgcgacgtggtcggtccgagcccaaggtcaggcgaggcagaggctcctccgaggtcgaggctgagtccgagccctggggtcgggcgaggcggagaccgtcgtccgaggtcgaggttgagtccgagccctggggtcgggcgaggcggagtccgtcgtctgaggtcgaggttgagtccgagccctggggtcgggcgaggcggagaccgtcttccgaggtcgaggttgagtccgagccctggggtcgggcgaggcagagtccgtcgtccgaggtcgaggttgagtccgagccctggggtcgggcgaggcggagtccgtcttccggggtcgaggttgagtccgagccctagggtcgggcgaggcggagcttcctatggtgcccgaggctgtacttggctgctgtcagccttaccctggcgggtggcacagcagtcggagcagtgcaggcggcgctgttttcctgtcaggtcagttagtggaggggcgaagtgactgcggtcacttcggccttgtcgacggaggagcgcgcgtcaggataaggtgtcaggcgatccttgcattgaatgctcctgcgatgtggtcggttggcgcggcgatctggccaaggttgcttcactgcgaagcctgcccgagctgggccttgggcgagtcaaaggtgcgcccgttacttgaggatgcccttgggcgaggcgtgaatctgccttggtctactgttcctacccgaggctgggctcgggcgaggcgagatcgtgtcccttgagtggacggagccttgacctgaattacgcccatcaggcctttgcagctttgtggtgatggtggttaccagccgagtttaggagtcttgggggtacccctaattatggtccccgacatatatctatactatacttaaagcaccagtttcaatggtcgtcacgtgtcatctttttacaaataacttcTCACAACTATTTTAAATTAATCTGTTGCATGCCTATAGATGGACAAACGGTGTCTGGCACGGGCcagatgcacgcgggccacaactatggcctAGGCACGTCATGTTGGCCTGCTGACTGTGTCGAGTGAGCCCGTCggcccatttaattaaatcaacgTAAAATGTAAAAAAACGGTGCAgacccatttaattaaatcagcgtaaaatgttaaaaaaacgGTGCAGAAGGTATGGTTCAAACTCATGCACTGATGGAAGAAGGACGGGAGACACTAAATGAAgctatctaaccagtagaacatcatgctaagatgtttttaatattgaatataaattgtatatatgtatatacgtttttttaaaaaataaaaaaatcgtgtcgggccgagactactgcccaagcacgacacgatattcttggctcttgcaagcattaggtcgtttctaagACCACGTTGGCGCTATGAACTACATGATGTTTgatgttgctgaattggatggagcaacaatgatttatcacactaacaacaaaatgaaaggttatttgttggttttaaacgttagtaattgctacgaagtagcataatttatatggagtgcatccagtttttattgatgccagactctagcaatcactccatattttgatctatcttttttataagtttgacttcatgtgacttattttagaaacttgagctcacaaactttctcttatttggtctctgtatgacgtggaattatatcattttataatttctgttcgttcagtcagtcattgtgaactctcttctaatcgctcacttcatttgcCGTGTTGTATCAagacatattgcatggagtaaaaaataacatcagttagcaaaaaaaaattatatatagagtggatacaatcaatataaaatcttgaatttttttgaTGGATAGTTTTCGTAGTTATTATGGTAAACCATTGCAACGCACGGGCTCGACTagtactacatttatgttatagtgaagcaagtagaagagtgtgttaTATATTGTACATCGAAAAAATaatatgtaaatctatagaatcaatttccatttcTCACCCCAtggatttgagataggcttatatgataactttggaaagtggtggaatctcACATCCTTAAAAAATAGTCTATTCTATTAGTAAGATtttaattcctcaaaatgaaaggaaacaaacgggaccaCAGGATTGACATTCCATGACTGGAACTAGACACACATCTTCATAACAACTAATGGTCCCAGTATGATTGTTCCTTGGCTTTCATCATCACAGATGAGAATGGATGAGATGTCCATGACACAAAAGGTACAGGCTCTACTCTATGTATCCGAAAGACAAGATCGAAGAAGCTTAATTCCACATGTTGACACGGAGAAGAGGGGGGAGTTATATCTCCGGCTCATCATCAGCTTGGCCACTCGTGTTAACAGATGATTCGTCCGACGTGTCTGCGTCTCTCGCCCACTCCAGCCGGGCCTGTTCTAAGCAATAGTCAATAGACTCCATCACCTCGCGCTTCTTTTCCTCGGAGTAAAGACTGTGTCGACCAAACATTATCTGCATGCAAAAGAGCAGCGATTAAGGGTCAAGCAAGCATTCCAATTCCAAATGCTAGTGGAAGTCATAGTCATGATTCATGAATCAAATCTACGCAAGACGAATATATTAGAACCAATGCCAAACAGAAGCAGTGTTCTGTAGATTCCAGATTTAGACTAATTCAGTGAAGATTTGGATCCTTATAATTGATTCCATTCTAACAATCGTAATTTAagtaagaaaataaaataaaataatataaTTGATTCCATATGAGAGAGAGATATTTATATGCTAAATTTTAATATAGGGGAGCCGGGAGCGAGCTTAAGACCGTGTTATAAGTTGTAGAGTATACACTACAGTAAAAACAAACATCTCCGACGGCCTTGTTATCTCCGACGGCCGCGCAGGAGACCGTCGGAGGTAGCCTTATGTCCGAGCACCTGggctagccgtcggacataacacccTATCTCCGACAGCTGTCAGAGGGCCGACGAACTGTAGTGATAAACATAGTCTCATACATAAAATCAATCTCACCCTCTCATCCTATTAATTTGAGATATACTTATATCTAAACTTTAGAAAATGGTGGAATATCAAATTCCATACTAAATAGTCTATTGTATTAAGTAGATTTCAATTCCTTCAAAATGAAGGATCCATCCTACGTATGATCACCCAAGATTCAGAATATATAAAGATTATGATCGAATGCCGAGCATGCAAACACAGAGAGTAACCGTTGCCAAAGCAACCGGATGTACGCGCGCATACTGTCTCGTGAAGAGTCATCGTCGCGACGTCGCCCGGAAGCTCCCATGCATCGATGATGGGGCGGGAGGATGGGAACATTTGTTGATTACGCTCTATCAGGCATTCCTTGCAGGCGACGATCTTCTTGTCGCGCGCGTCCAAGCCGAATAGCTTCGAGCCCTGGAAGAAGTAGACGACGTAGTGGTCGTTGGGGTCGACGAGGGCGACGCGGGGCACCTTGCTCGGCAGCAGGCCCGCGTCGGCGTAGGTATCATCCCAGATTTCAGCGAAGGCCACTTCGTACTCGAACGTCCAGGGGTTCGGGCCCTCCGGGTCGTCGAGCGTCCACATCCATACGGTAGGGTTAGTCGGGGCTACGTCGACGAACTCGTTGTAGGAGAGACCGCGGATCTCGACGAAGCGCAACTTGCCCTCGCTGGGCCTGACGCAGCGGCGCTGGTCGATGAGGGTCTTGACGAGGGGATCGAAGGGGACGTAGACGTCGAGCACGCAGTCGGCCGGGAGAGGGAGGAAGTGCAGCTGGGCGGGGCGGGGCTCGAAGAGGGGCGTGCAGGGGTTGCAGAAGAACACGCCATAGGCTAGGGCGAGCCACCAGAGGCGGCCGTCGTGGGCGAGCACGCCGGTCTCGGAAAAGGGTTTGCGCATGCGGGACTGTTGCAGGGTGAGGCCCCTGGTAAACCACCCGCGTGTGGCGGTGGAGTAGCAGAGGAGCCTGTTGGGTTggttgtcggagccggaggtgctgGAGTGGAGCTGGACGACCTCGTAGTGGCCGCGGTGATGCGGGTCGGCGATGAGGCCGATGCTGCGGTGGGGGCTGATGCCGTGGCCCTTGCAAGCCTGGATATAGGACACCCGGGGGAGGATGGTGACGGCACGTTTGTAGGTGTCGCAGAGGAACAGGTCCCGGCGGTTGCCTTCGACGACCTG from Zea mays cultivar B73 chromosome 6, Zm-B73-REFERENCE-NAM-5.0, whole genome shotgun sequence harbors:
- the LOC100280332 gene encoding uncharacterized protein LOC100280332, which gives rise to MSAPEVEEPSRARQEAKQEPESKPLRKWVALVSSVVLLGNENERDQEIAVNDVLLDINDPPLPSYLVLRQRHRVGPDPRRNHEPRSAYILAADRSACILLQVVEGNRRDLFLCDTYKRAVTILPRVSYIQACKGHGISPHRSIGLIADPHHRGHYEVVQLHSSTSGSDNQPNRLLCYSTATRGWFTRGLTLQQSRMRKPFSETGVLAHDGRLWWLALAYGVFFCNPCTPLFEPRPAQLHFLPLPADCVLDVYVPFDPLVKTLIDQRRCVRPSEGKLRFVEIRGLSYNEFVDVAPTNPTVWMWTLDDPEGPNPWTFEYEVAFAEIWDDTYADAGLLPSKVPRVALVDPNDHYVVYFFQGSKLFGLDARDKKIVACKECLIERNQQMFPSSRPIIDAWELPGDVATMTLHETIMFGRHSLYSEEKKREVMESIDYCLEQARLEWARDADTSDESSVNTSGQADDEPEI